The Patescibacteria group bacterium genome has a segment encoding these proteins:
- a CDS encoding glycosyltransferase: MKIALIHEHLAQDGGAEKVLQVFQELYPNAPTFTLVYDKDRANVAFQGKKIHTSYLQKMPFGLRRYQWYLPWMPDAIERFDLTEFDVVLSSCSAFAKGVITLADTKHICYCHSPTRYLWSDTHRYVDELHYPNIFKNLIRSQLPRIRMWDQLAAQRVDEFIANSAAVQRRIKKYYRRDSTVIYPPVEISRFKVASEIGNYYLIGGRLVAYKRFDEAIKAFNQLGFPLKVYGSGPEEKNLRKIAKSNIQFLGRVSDEERADLYSHAKAFINPQEEDFGITVIEAMASGRPVIAFAKGGALETVIDGQTGVFFHDQNWAALADTVLRFKIDSVDPAAIQRHATTFDVDRFKNNIRAYIDTRTTSQINN, from the coding sequence ATGAAAATCGCCCTTATTCACGAACATCTGGCCCAGGACGGCGGCGCCGAAAAGGTGCTGCAGGTATTCCAGGAACTATATCCGAATGCGCCCACTTTTACGCTGGTTTATGATAAAGACCGGGCGAATGTGGCTTTTCAAGGTAAGAAAATACACACATCATATCTGCAGAAGATGCCATTTGGATTGCGCCGCTATCAATGGTATTTACCATGGATGCCGGACGCGATTGAGCGATTCGATCTGACCGAGTTTGACGTCGTGCTGTCATCCTGTTCGGCGTTCGCCAAGGGTGTGATTACGTTAGCCGATACCAAGCATATTTGTTACTGCCATTCGCCGACCCGATATTTGTGGAGCGACACGCATCGGTATGTCGATGAACTGCATTACCCAAACATTTTTAAGAACCTTATTCGATCCCAGCTGCCCCGCATACGGATGTGGGATCAATTAGCCGCCCAGCGAGTCGACGAGTTTATTGCCAATTCAGCCGCGGTACAGCGGCGGATCAAGAAATACTACCGCCGCGATAGTACGGTTATTTACCCGCCTGTGGAAATATCACGGTTTAAGGTTGCCAGTGAAATTGGTAATTACTATTTGATTGGCGGGCGCTTGGTGGCTTATAAGCGGTTTGACGAAGCGATCAAGGCGTTCAATCAGCTGGGTTTCCCATTGAAAGTCTACGGCAGTGGGCCGGAAGAAAAGAATCTGCGAAAAATTGCCAAGAGCAATATTCAGTTCCTCGGACGGGTGAGTGACGAAGAACGGGCGGATCTCTACAGCCACGCCAAAGCCTTCATCAATCCGCAGGAGGAAGATTTCGGTATCACCGTCATCGAGGCCATGGCTTCGGGTCGGCCGGTAATTGCCTTTGCCAAAGGGGGAGCACTGGAAACGGTGATTGATGGACAAACCGGCGTATTCTTCCACGATCAGAATTGGGCGGCGCTGGCCGATACGGTGTTGCGTTTCAAGATCGACAGCGTTGACCCGGCAGCCATACAACGCCACGCGACTACATTTGATGTGGATCGTTTTAAGAATAATATTCGCGCCTATATCGACACGCGAACTACATCTCAGATAAATAATTAA
- a CDS encoding Fur family transcriptional regulator produces MKNLDIQINQARLRTTFQRRALLSYVNSQNRPISAEQIIKRLGAINPVTIYRILDQFEKVGLLTRVMFDDGIRRYESAGRHHHHLVCDNCGQVHKVEIPNEKQIISRMTAQHHFNIKRHTFEFFGLCQKCH; encoded by the coding sequence ATGAAGAACCTCGATATCCAGATAAACCAAGCCCGTCTTCGCACGACCTTCCAGCGCCGCGCTTTGTTAAGCTATGTGAACAGCCAGAACCGGCCGATCTCCGCTGAGCAGATTATAAAGAGACTTGGCGCCATAAATCCGGTCACAATATATCGGATTTTGGATCAATTTGAAAAAGTCGGTTTGCTGACGCGGGTGATGTTTGACGATGGGATTCGCCGATATGAATCCGCTGGCCGTCATCACCATCATCTGGTATGTGATAATTGCGGACAGGTGCACAAAGTGGAAATTCCCAATGAAAAGCAAATTATTAGCCGTATGACCGCGCAGCATCATTTCAATATCAAGCGCCACACATTCGAGTTCTTTGGTTTGTGTCAAAAATGTCATTAA
- a CDS encoding metal ABC transporter ATP-binding protein has product MKSSNAIEINQLNVTLGGQAILRDISIRIETGTISAVIGPNGSGKSTLIKSILGLVPYSGNIKVMGRSVERSHHLIGYVPQKFEFDASFPLTVEEFLALFGGKVDRSRIKAALEEVDMLPLTQRRLGALSGGQQQRVLIAQAIIGNPKILLLDEPTSGIDVEGVKDFYTLIKHLNTEHHVTIVQISHEINMVYSFASQIICLNRDLICAGNPKTALTQEVLKKLYGDDVDFRGHLHATDHHHD; this is encoded by the coding sequence ATGAAATCTTCCAACGCCATAGAGATAAATCAGCTTAATGTTACCCTGGGAGGACAGGCGATTCTTCGAGATATCTCGATCCGAATTGAAACCGGCACGATATCGGCCGTAATCGGTCCCAACGGATCCGGCAAATCAACCCTGATCAAGTCGATTCTGGGCTTGGTGCCATACAGCGGTAATATCAAGGTGATGGGACGATCGGTCGAACGTTCGCACCATCTGATCGGCTATGTACCGCAAAAGTTTGAATTCGATGCCAGCTTTCCGCTCACCGTGGAGGAGTTTTTGGCGTTGTTTGGCGGTAAAGTTGACCGAAGTCGCATCAAAGCCGCTTTGGAGGAGGTGGATATGCTTCCCTTGACTCAGCGGCGTTTGGGGGCACTGTCCGGCGGTCAACAGCAACGCGTGTTGATTGCTCAAGCTATTATCGGTAATCCCAAGATATTGTTATTGGACGAGCCAACCAGCGGCATCGACGTCGAAGGCGTGAAAGACTTCTACACTTTGATCAAACATCTCAATACCGAACATCACGTCACGATCGTGCAGATATCGCATGAGATCAACATGGTCTATTCATTCGCCAGCCAGATAATTTGTCTGAATCGAGATTTGATTTGCGCGGGCAATCCCAAGACCGCGCTGACTCAAGAAGTGTTGAAAAAACTTTACGGAGACGATGTCGATTTCCGCGGACACTTACACGCTACCGATCATCACCATGATTGA
- a CDS encoding ribonuclease HI family protein has product MTHEHVIAFTDGGARGNPGPGGAGAVICALDRTTELATISEYIGDEITNNQAEYQAVILALTKAHELGATLVDCFLDSELIVNQLKLEYKVKNQGLQPYFVKAWNLIQQFKTVTFTHVPREKNKRADQLVNQALDRHL; this is encoded by the coding sequence ATGACGCACGAACACGTGATCGCATTTACCGATGGCGGCGCGCGCGGCAATCCAGGGCCGGGCGGTGCCGGCGCGGTCATCTGCGCGCTTGATAGAACAACCGAGCTGGCTACCATTTCGGAGTACATTGGCGATGAGATAACCAATAATCAGGCCGAGTATCAAGCGGTTATATTGGCCTTGACCAAGGCGCACGAATTAGGCGCAACATTGGTGGATTGCTTTCTCGACAGCGAGTTGATCGTCAATCAGCTTAAACTGGAGTACAAGGTTAAGAATCAGGGTCTGCAACCCTATTTCGTCAAAGCCTGGAATCTGATTCAGCAATTCAAGACGGTGACATTTACGCACGTACCGCGCGAGAAAAATAAGCGCGCCGATCAATTGGTCAATCAGGCGCTGGATCGGCATTTATGA
- a CDS encoding glycosyltransferase family 1 protein: MRIGIDIRSLGEAHPGGVAMYTRNIVASLLQIDSDNEYILFANAWGKPATWSGSEPNVRLAASRWPNKIFHATQCFAHQPKLDRLCGGVDIFFMPNWNFASLSRDCPLVLTVHDLSHVIYPNLLSRKRRWWHWFIGVRQLLNRADRIIAVSECTRRDLIELCRVPEGKISVVPSGLARPDRVPSENDVVNVLARLKFTQPYFLALNFLEPRKNTVALLEAFHRYRANGGRSQLVIVGQPSWQDKHLKILAQRLDLTSAVQFAGYVSEPDKYCLLRGALAFVYPSVYEGFGFPPLESLACGTPVIMAHASSLPEVLGRQALLVDPYNANELARALQAIEDQPALRERLTRDSERLYARYQWSETARATLNIFKEIISPII, encoded by the coding sequence ATGCGCATCGGTATCGACATACGATCGCTTGGTGAGGCTCATCCCGGCGGGGTGGCTATGTATACCCGCAATATTGTTGCGTCGTTATTGCAGATAGATTCTGATAACGAATACATTTTGTTTGCCAATGCTTGGGGCAAACCGGCCACTTGGTCAGGCTCTGAGCCAAACGTGCGTCTCGCGGCCAGCCGATGGCCCAATAAGATATTTCATGCCACGCAGTGTTTTGCCCATCAGCCCAAGCTGGATCGGTTATGCGGTGGCGTGGATATCTTTTTCATGCCCAATTGGAATTTTGCCAGTTTGTCGCGCGATTGTCCGCTGGTACTGACCGTACACGATTTGTCCCATGTCATATATCCCAATCTGCTGTCGCGCAAGCGGCGCTGGTGGCACTGGTTCATCGGCGTACGGCAGTTGTTAAATCGGGCGGATCGCATTATCGCCGTATCCGAATGTACCCGCCGAGATTTGATTGAGCTATGCCGGGTACCCGAAGGCAAAATCAGCGTGGTACCATCGGGACTGGCGCGTCCGGATCGAGTACCCAGTGAAAACGATGTGGTGAATGTGTTAGCTCGGTTAAAATTCACCCAACCGTACTTCTTAGCCTTGAATTTTCTAGAACCAAGAAAAAACACCGTCGCTTTGTTGGAAGCATTTCATCGCTACCGCGCCAATGGTGGCCGCAGTCAGTTGGTTATAGTCGGACAGCCTAGTTGGCAGGACAAGCATCTAAAAATATTGGCGCAGCGGCTCGATTTAACTTCGGCGGTCCAGTTCGCCGGCTATGTGTCCGAGCCGGATAAATATTGTTTGTTGCGCGGCGCTCTAGCCTTTGTCTACCCATCTGTCTATGAAGGGTTTGGCTTTCCACCGTTGGAAAGTCTGGCATGCGGCACTCCGGTAATTATGGCACACGCATCTTCACTACCCGAAGTGCTGGGGCGGCAGGCGTTGCTGGTCGATCCGTACAATGCCAACGAATTAGCCCGGGCGTTGCAAGCGATTGAAGATCAACCAGCCTTGCGCGAGCGATTGACCCGGGACTCCGAAAGATTATATGCCCGATATCAATGGTCAGAGACTGCTCGGGCTACACTGAACATATTTAAAGAAATAATTTCGCCAATAATATGA
- a CDS encoding sugar transferase — MKRAELAFSAILVPVDYLMIVAAGLAAYRLRFWEIASLRPVVYELPIREYIPIVLIVGLVWLLVFAISGLYAIGGTRRFFDEFIKIILACSTGVLLIILLIFFRREMFSSRFIILVGWVAAMILASIGRLVVRSIQRSMMRRGVGLRTVCVVGHGETAVALVEKFNNDPGLGYRVGMQLAQVNEQTLNELCDRLDAQPLDEVILADPFVGRIERMKVLDLCNDHHVAFKYAADLLDTKVSNIRFETQAGQQLIEIKRTPLDGWGRILKRIGDTILAVILLIILSPVFLITAVIIRLETKGPIFYQARRVGESNRPFTLYKFRSMVNNAHAMKSELMKYNERNDGPLFKIKDDPRITRVGKFIRKTSIDELPQLFNVILGNMSLVGPRPHEPEEVIRYRREHRKLLAIKPGMTGLAQISGRSELNFDEEAKLDIYYIEHWSPLLDLKVVIRTPWVVLNAKSVS; from the coding sequence ATGAAAAGAGCTGAACTTGCTTTCAGTGCCATTTTAGTCCCGGTTGATTATCTGATGATCGTAGCGGCCGGATTGGCGGCTTACCGGCTTCGGTTTTGGGAGATTGCCAGCCTGCGGCCGGTCGTGTACGAACTGCCGATTCGGGAATACATTCCGATTGTACTGATTGTCGGCTTGGTTTGGTTGCTGGTGTTCGCCATCAGCGGACTGTATGCCATCGGCGGTACCCGGCGTTTTTTCGATGAGTTTATCAAGATAATACTGGCCTGTTCCACGGGCGTTTTGTTAATCATATTATTGATCTTCTTTCGACGCGAAATGTTCTCTTCGCGTTTTATTATTTTAGTCGGCTGGGTCGCGGCTATGATCTTGGCCAGCATCGGCCGGCTGGTGGTGCGGTCAATCCAGCGATCGATGATGCGGCGGGGAGTGGGGTTGCGCACGGTCTGCGTGGTCGGACACGGTGAAACCGCGGTGGCTTTGGTGGAAAAGTTCAACAACGATCCGGGTTTGGGTTATCGGGTGGGTATGCAGTTGGCGCAGGTAAACGAACAAACATTGAATGAACTGTGTGATCGTTTGGACGCGCAACCACTGGACGAAGTTATCTTAGCCGATCCGTTTGTGGGCCGGATCGAACGCATGAAGGTGTTGGATTTATGTAATGACCACCACGTTGCGTTCAAATATGCCGCCGATCTATTGGATACAAAAGTATCCAATATTCGGTTCGAAACCCAGGCCGGTCAGCAGTTGATCGAAATAAAACGCACGCCGCTCGATGGCTGGGGCCGAATATTGAAACGAATCGGCGATACTATTTTGGCTGTGATCTTGTTAATTATTTTATCACCGGTATTTCTAATCACGGCGGTAATAATTCGGTTGGAAACCAAGGGTCCGATTTTCTACCAAGCGCGTCGGGTAGGTGAGTCAAATCGGCCGTTTACGCTCTACAAGTTCAGATCGATGGTGAATAACGCCCATGCCATGAAATCAGAATTGATGAAGTATAACGAACGCAACGACGGGCCGCTGTTCAAGATCAAAGACGATCCGCGCATTACCAGGGTTGGAAAGTTTATTCGCAAGACCAGCATTGATGAATTACCTCAACTGTTTAACGTAATATTGGGCAATATGAGCCTGGTTGGTCCGCGGCCGCACGAACCGGAAGAGGTCATCCGTTATCGCCGGGAACATCGCAAACTGCTGGCCATAAAACCGGGCATGACCGGACTGGCCCAAATATCGGGCCGATCGGAGCTCAATTTTGACGAGGAAGCCAAGCTGGATATTTATTACATCGAACATTGGTCGCCCTTGCTGGATTTGAAGGTGGTTATACGGACACCCTGGGTGGTGCTCAATGCTAAATCAGTCAGCTAA
- a CDS encoding metal ABC transporter substrate-binding protein has protein sequence MKKTLWLVAVAVVLTGAIYWLMKSPIAKTSEDKNTVVATIQPVADMVRVIAGGRFEVVEILPPGASPHTYELTPDKVKAMTGAQVIFTIDVLDGWIDDSAESLGIPKYAVHDGIQLREAEPEPGETPEEFDPHYWLTIPNAKIMAGNISEKLSQLDSAHANEYHQRLSDYEIELDKLDQSMRQDFAGMTNKKLITFHDSWNYFAAEYGFTIAAVFEASPGKEPVPQYVKKIYDIARADNIPAIFSEPTLPTSTLEPFVNDLGIQMYNLDPEGGMTGVDTYLAMMRYNADTLVQALK, from the coding sequence ATGAAGAAAACACTTTGGTTAGTCGCGGTAGCGGTAGTTCTGACAGGGGCCATATACTGGTTAATGAAAAGTCCCATCGCTAAAACCAGTGAAGATAAAAATACGGTCGTTGCGACCATCCAACCTGTCGCTGACATGGTTCGGGTGATAGCGGGAGGACGTTTTGAGGTTGTGGAAATATTACCCCCGGGCGCGTCGCCGCATACTTATGAATTAACGCCTGACAAAGTTAAAGCCATGACGGGCGCCCAAGTAATTTTTACCATCGACGTCCTGGACGGCTGGATAGATGACTCGGCGGAAAGCCTGGGCATACCCAAGTATGCGGTGCATGACGGCATTCAGCTGCGTGAAGCCGAACCGGAGCCGGGCGAAACTCCGGAGGAATTTGACCCGCATTATTGGCTGACGATTCCGAATGCCAAAATTATGGCGGGTAATATCTCTGAAAAATTATCCCAGCTGGATTCGGCGCACGCGAATGAATATCACCAGCGGCTGTCGGATTATGAAATTGAGCTTGATAAGCTTGATCAATCCATGCGTCAGGATTTTGCCGGTATGACTAATAAAAAGTTAATCACTTTTCACGACAGCTGGAACTATTTTGCCGCCGAATACGGATTTACCATCGCGGCCGTATTCGAAGCCTCGCCGGGCAAGGAGCCAGTGCCGCAGTATGTCAAAAAGATTTACGATATCGCTCGGGCGGACAATATTCCGGCTATTTTCTCCGAACCCACATTACCGACCAGCACTTTGGAGCCGTTCGTCAATGATCTGGGCATCCAGATGTACAATCTTGACCCCGAGGGCGGCATGACCGGGGTGGATACTTATTTGGCCATGATGCGGTATAATGCAGATACCCTTGTCCAAGCCCTAAAATGA
- a CDS encoding phosphotransferase, which translates to MENGFKRRIDYTGSLKNLSTTIVRDFALGKYLNHKIVTIGYEDFNYYLRTSKGRYFVKIFSTQRTPDDAKRIVGIMSQVYRAGIAIPELYESSQGYLHVVKENGITLRICVMSFVEGKDFFTTGKRLTNKDIGEIVYQTAMINKLSIRPKRIYDTWAISNFLHEFNKKKKYLDKADQPLFKSLVGDIKKLNTQSLPHCFTHGDIIKTNVLKDIHGRIWIVDFSVANTYPRIQELAVLACDVLFDRTSKLKSERMLAHGLAEYQKYTPLIVREKNSLPLFIKLAHAMHVLCATFEKKTKHNTSKENEYFLNIGKIGLRRFN; encoded by the coding sequence ATGGAAAACGGTTTTAAAAGGAGAATAGATTATACTGGGAGTTTAAAAAATCTTTCAACAACAATTGTGAGAGATTTTGCATTAGGAAAATATCTGAACCACAAAATTGTCACCATTGGGTATGAAGATTTCAATTATTATCTAAGAACCTCTAAAGGTAGGTATTTTGTAAAAATCTTTTCCACACAAAGAACACCGGATGACGCAAAAAGAATTGTAGGAATTATGTCTCAAGTATATCGAGCCGGGATTGCGATCCCTGAACTCTATGAGTCAAGCCAGGGATATCTCCATGTAGTAAAAGAAAATGGTATTACGTTGAGAATTTGTGTCATGAGCTTTGTTGAAGGCAAGGACTTCTTTACTACTGGAAAACGACTCACCAATAAGGACATTGGTGAAATAGTGTATCAAACTGCAATGATTAACAAGCTGTCCATAAGACCAAAGAGAATTTACGACACTTGGGCAATCTCAAACTTTCTACATGAATTTAACAAGAAAAAGAAATATCTTGATAAAGCAGATCAGCCTCTATTTAAGTCGCTTGTTGGTGATATAAAAAAACTCAACACGCAATCTCTTCCCCATTGCTTTACGCATGGAGATATCATCAAAACGAATGTACTAAAAGATATACATGGACGAATATGGATAGTCGATTTTTCTGTCGCTAATACCTATCCTCGAATTCAAGAATTGGCAGTATTGGCTTGTGATGTTCTATTTGATCGTACCAGTAAGCTAAAAAGTGAACGGATGCTAGCACATGGTTTGGCTGAGTACCAAAAATATACCCCTCTAATAGTAAGGGAAAAGAACTCTTTACCATTGTTTATAAAATTAGCTCATGCCATGCATGTTTTGTGCGCGACATTTGAGAAAAAGACAAAACATAACACCTCCAAGGAAAACGAGTATTTTCTCAATATAGGAAAAATTGGCCTGCGTCGCTTCAACTAA
- a CDS encoding glycosyltransferase family 1 protein, which produces MKIGIDARFWGPEGKGLGRYTQKLIENLEKIDQTNQYRIFVKPSSYETYQPKNPNFIKVLAPYRWYSVEEQLKFPALINAQKLDLVHFPHFNVPLLYRRPYLVTIHDLIITHFPTTRATTLGPVKYFFKRLGYQWVIATAVKRSRKVITVSDFVKNELVKFFKLPETKVAVTYEATDLFQGEATDPDTVLAQYHISRPYLLYVGNAYPHKNLEMLVAAFKELRQRHADVKLVLVGKMDYFYQRLKKMSDDMGLGGAVIYPGYVPDEHLPALYQKALLYVFPSLSEGFGLPPLEAMQYGVPVAAAHSSCLPEILGNGVVYFNPNEKHDIVNVLANLIEQPDKRDELVRLGNERVRHFSWETMARQTVDLYQSMSR; this is translated from the coding sequence ATGAAAATAGGCATTGACGCCCGTTTTTGGGGACCGGAAGGCAAGGGGCTGGGACGCTATACCCAGAAATTGATCGAAAATCTGGAAAAAATTGATCAGACCAACCAATATCGGATTTTTGTAAAACCCAGCAGTTACGAGACGTATCAACCAAAGAATCCAAATTTTATCAAAGTTCTGGCACCATATCGCTGGTATTCGGTAGAGGAACAACTTAAATTTCCAGCGTTAATAAACGCGCAGAAATTGGACTTAGTTCACTTCCCTCACTTTAACGTGCCATTGTTGTACCGTCGGCCATACCTCGTTACTATCCATGATTTGATTATCACGCATTTTCCGACTACGCGAGCGACCACGCTGGGCCCTGTCAAGTATTTTTTCAAGCGGCTTGGATACCAGTGGGTGATCGCCACGGCTGTTAAGCGGTCGCGCAAGGTAATTACCGTTTCCGATTTCGTAAAAAATGAGTTGGTAAAGTTCTTCAAGCTGCCTGAAACAAAAGTGGCCGTGACATATGAGGCCACCGACTTGTTTCAAGGCGAAGCCACCGATCCCGATACGGTGTTGGCTCAATATCATATCAGTCGGCCATACTTGCTATATGTGGGTAACGCCTATCCGCACAAGAATCTAGAGATGCTGGTTGCGGCATTTAAAGAGTTGAGACAACGGCACGCCGATGTTAAATTAGTGCTGGTCGGCAAGATGGATTATTTTTACCAGCGATTAAAAAAGATGAGTGATGATATGGGATTGGGCGGCGCGGTGATTTATCCGGGTTATGTTCCAGACGAGCACCTACCGGCCCTATATCAGAAAGCACTGCTGTACGTATTCCCTTCGCTTTCCGAGGGATTTGGCCTGCCACCGCTCGAAGCGATGCAATACGGGGTACCGGTAGCGGCAGCGCACAGTTCCTGCTTGCCAGAAATCCTGGGAAATGGCGTGGTCTACTTTAATCCCAACGAAAAACATGATATAGTAAATGTACTAGCCAATCTAATCGAACAACCCGATAAACGGGATGAATTGGTGCGGTTAGGCAATGAGCGAGTCCGGCATTTTAGCTGGGAGACAATGGCTCGCCAGACCGTCGATCTTTATCAGTCAATGAGTCGATGA
- a CDS encoding NUDIX hydrolase, with translation MQFLIHVSAVIMDKRGRILLVKENKQATRGKWNFPGGHLNPGEELVAGVIREAKEETNLNIKVKSLIGIYTGQRENHYINFVFKVTIRSGKISVDHEEIQELKWYTLSELSKIPKSTLLNRRKFARILKDLRLNRNIPASIISEKMYPDTKIIFSKHGKRF, from the coding sequence ATGCAATTTTTAATACACGTTAGCGCGGTGATAATGGATAAACGGGGTCGCATACTTCTTGTAAAAGAGAACAAGCAAGCGACCCGCGGTAAATGGAACTTCCCCGGCGGACATTTGAATCCAGGTGAAGAATTAGTGGCGGGGGTTATTCGCGAGGCAAAAGAAGAAACGAATCTTAATATTAAAGTTAAAAGTCTAATAGGCATCTATACAGGTCAACGAGAAAACCACTATATTAATTTTGTATTTAAGGTAACTATAAGAAGTGGAAAAATAAGCGTAGACCACGAAGAAATACAGGAACTTAAATGGTACACATTGAGCGAGTTATCTAAAATACCAAAGAGCACCCTTTTAAATCGTAGAAAGTTTGCTCGCATTTTGAAGGATTTACGGTTGAATAGAAATATCCCGGCCAGTATTATTAGTGAGAAAATGTATCCGGATACAAAGATTATTTTCAGTAAGCATGGAAAACGGTTTTAA
- a CDS encoding metal ABC transporter permease has product MSISADTYTLPIITMIEMFQLPFMQRALLAGVVLAAILAYLGIFVVLRKMSFFSDGVAHASLAGVAIGIMVSVNPLITALLVGLLVAVSLTVLERTTKLSSDSIIGLLFTAGMAFGVLLLSFKSGYQPELISFLFGNILAIRNAELILMVALSFVVLVFLVTQQRKLLLMSIDPNLAKVSGISPVKYQLLMNIFLAVSVVLGIKLLGVILVSALLLIPVSSARLVTNSFKRLLIVTIILSEVVMIAGLVISYFLNLPSGAVIVLTGTLAFFAMLGWGSLRTNKSNT; this is encoded by the coding sequence ATGTCGATTTCCGCGGACACTTACACGCTACCGATCATCACCATGATTGAGATGTTTCAATTGCCATTTATGCAGCGGGCGTTGCTGGCGGGCGTGGTACTGGCCGCGATACTGGCCTACTTGGGTATTTTTGTGGTACTGCGCAAGATGTCGTTCTTCAGCGACGGGGTAGCGCACGCTTCTTTAGCCGGCGTCGCTATCGGCATCATGGTCAGCGTTAATCCTTTGATCACAGCATTGCTGGTTGGTCTGCTGGTGGCGGTGTCTTTAACCGTGCTTGAACGAACCACCAAGCTGTCATCAGACTCGATTATTGGTTTACTGTTTACGGCCGGGATGGCATTTGGCGTTTTGCTATTAAGTTTCAAGAGCGGCTATCAGCCCGAGTTGATCAGCTTTCTGTTTGGCAATATTCTGGCGATTCGCAATGCCGAGCTGATATTGATGGTAGCGCTATCGTTTGTGGTTCTAGTATTCCTGGTCACCCAACAACGCAAATTGCTGTTAATGTCGATCGACCCGAATCTGGCCAAAGTGTCGGGCATATCGCCGGTTAAGTATCAGTTATTAATGAACATCTTCCTGGCTGTGTCGGTGGTGCTGGGAATTAAATTACTGGGCGTAATTCTAGTCAGTGCGCTGCTGTTAATCCCGGTTTCATCCGCTCGCTTGGTCACCAACTCTTTCAAACGATTACTGATCGTCACAATCATACTATCGGAAGTAGTTATGATCGCGGGTTTAGTGATATCATATTTCTTAAATCTGCCATCCGGCGCGGTGATCGTCTTGACCGGCACACTGGCGTTTTTCGCTATGTTGGGGTGGGGGAGTTTACGAACGAATAAATCAAATACATAA